A genomic stretch from Aminobacter aminovorans includes:
- a CDS encoding autotransporter-associated beta strand repeat-containing protein — protein sequence MSSIRSRNEAARHDHVTGDHCAPSRYGIYRAALLTCTALVAPLVMPAAVGPAAAQTTGADGGNGGNGSGTRAGGTGMGAVLASGGGGGAGGQSGNGQPSGTNGGNGGTNGFGGGGGGAADSGAGGGAGYNGAGGGGGGGGGGAGLVINSGNVTVSQSSTGGKGGKGGYGGVQIGGTSIAGGGGGGGGGSGIVIGGTSGSTTVTVGAGVFVRGGLGGEGEAGNSNGGPGGTLYPRDHGGGGSGGHGISVTDPNGATIIVNGDVSGVEGAAGGGWNGNRAASGASGVGIRGQNLNITIGTAGAIRRTLSGQDAIYITGGTNSINSLGSAPNQGTVQGAIHLDAGVTTISGTYSYGTRPTWVLIDGGAEMKVQGASSANNARSIYDLKNYGLVTVDTGRSLSLDMGTNFATMNIASGATLETTNGGVLNNGTINVADTGTVNAAGGWTNETGATLNFNGRGTLSGGWGQFVNRGTVNVKAGDVTASNVTFSNNGTLSLTGGNLTGIGELTNGAGGTIDISGGRTLSLATLTSTGGNAAGAGTIEASTAFNFNAGSYATKLTGTAVLNKIGAGTVTLTGTNTYTGGTNISGGTLSVASDASLGNGALSFSGGTLNATASFATGRDATLGASGAGLSADAGMTLTYNGLLSGAGALSTSGDGTVVLGAANTYAGGTAVNAGTLRLATGGSLLFGKDLSVAWGATFDLNGKAQTIGRLTGTGAVALGAGALTVGLGDVSSTFAGATSGSGSLAKVGSGLLTLTGANTHSGGTTVSGGQLQIGDGGASGSLAGNVELASSTTLSFNRAGTLTFGGVISGGGTVTMLGGGTTILAADNTYSNGTEIYSGTLQLGNGGTTGSVLGAISNYNGTLAVNRSDTYTLANSISGNGGFSQNGTGKTILTGTNSFLGGIAVNAGTLNVGNASALGSGSSAIDVAANATLEIDGEMSINTRALRLNGIGANGKGALHTVSGESSAMTRASLSGTALVLTEADTGIVFFGGVDGNGHRLTVNGSGRTGIWGLSGAGTELVKTGSGRLLMRGPSTHTGGTYIDGGTLEVDGSGGLGTGTVTFGGAATLHGANAWLENAFDLDAAATLDTDTYMLLNGAISGSGSLVKTGSGELTLNGVNSYSGGTTIAAGKLILGNGDPATLGSGAVVNNAMLVLNRDGDFTLGNSFSGTGTMEKYGYGTLTLSGPNTMSGTTSLFGGTLQIGDGTSGGGIGSNSVVALNDSTLAFNRSNQVTFNGILSGTGGLAQKGSGTTVLSGENSYTGTTSVIGGTLQVGDGATSGKLGSGNVQNAGTLSFNRSDIVTVANAISGTGTFEQVGSGTTILTGTSSYTGATRVSAGKLVVNGSIASSSSVTVDAGATIGGSGTIADTTIYGTLSAGNSPGTLTVDGDLTLDGGSTSVFELGKPGVVGGLTNDLVVVNGNLTLSGTLETPDAVTGYYRLFNFSGMVTGSFHTLPTDAFISTAVANQVNLLIRNNNQLLQFWDGSDTSGNGTVDGGTGTWNASNGNWTGAPGEATINAGWRGEVGVFAGTAGTVNAYGTLAFQGLQFSTDGYHLVGGILALSGNPHGNEKASFINTDNGVTATIGSVIADGDMTELDKFGLGTLILTGENTYTGKTTISSGTLQLGDGGTSGSVAGDIVNNSVLAFNRSDDALVIGGYIGGTGRVEQNGDGTTTLTSANYYTGGTTINAGTLQIGNGGSIKGDVLNNSRLVFNNTEANGEFAGDITGSGAVTLTGNSIVLMSGDISHSGGTTIDSGSVLQIGKSETSGTLSGNVSNSGTLAFDRSDDSSFDGDISGSGDFKKYGEGKLTLSGDSGGFDGIVYSLAGTLRLENSLAAGTGYIMMFGGALDYGADVELANIMTLQQDNTVLSVASGTATQSGVILSGGGVPRAVEKTGDGTLVVKAMQHGGPTTVSEGTLKAGNANAFDMTGAVTVKADATLDLDGYDQQIGSLAGAGSVTLGVARPLWGSPQEVTLTTGGNDASTIFSGSISGAGNLSKVGSGIFTLSGANSYTGKTWLDGGSLKAGAVNSFSSASAVEVATGTELDLDGFDQVIGSLAGAGTVSLGAGTLTTGGNNDWTDFSGVINGSGGLTKQGSGTFTLSGSNTYTGATKIDAGTLKAGAANTIASASAVSVASGATFDLDGHSQTIASLAGAGDVKLGAGTLTSGNGDDTEYQGVMSGTGGFTKQGNGKQTMSGESIYTGATSVKAGELQVNGKLGNTAITVDSGATLSGSGTVSGSVEVSDGGHIAPGAGKGTLTVGSLSLSSGANLDFELGAQSDRIDVNGNLILDGKLNVSGGNDFGAGVYRLINYGGSLTDNGMVIGTVPGAFQASDLTIQTQIAQQINLINTGGTALAFWDGGASGNLNNGTVDGGDGTWSAASGNWTRQDGAFNAPMTPQPGYAIFQGTAGTVTVDANQGAIAVTGMQFATSGYVIKGDAIGLHDAATTIRVGDGTVSSAGTVASIESELTGSGGLVKDDYGTLVLSGANSYTGGTTIKGGTLSISSDGNLGAASGGLTFVGGILTNTAAMTTDRDIELRLAGGTFDVKADLTASGTISGQGKLTKTGSETLTLTGTISAGTLQIGSGGTAGSIVGNVENNAVLAFNRSDLLTFAGAISGSGAVKQIGLGKTVLTGTNSYTGGTTISAGTLSGSATSFGSGAILNNAAFIIDQATDTSFANAINGTGSFTKSGNGALTLTGTSLLSGDTTVSTGKLSVNGSLAKSAVTVASGATLGGTGIVGKLTAQSGSIVNTGSSIGTLSVTGDASFAAGSTFQVDVDTTKSDRLSVAGKATLSGGTVQVLAGSGNYAPSTQYTILTAATGVLGQFTSVTSNLAFLTPTLTYTSNAVGLSLDRNDIKFTDIAATRNQFAAGGAADKLGNKHAIYKAIVNLDKDAARKAFDTLSGEVHASIGGMLVQDSRFLASAANDRIRAAFGDIGTAALPVMAYGPDGPEIAEATTERMAFWGQAYGSWGRTGSDGNAAAFGRTTGGFIGGLDAGIGDNLRVGTFAGFSNGSFDADDRASSGDSSAYHAGVFAGGRWQAFSLRAGAAYSWNHIETSRTVAFANFKDKLTASYDAGITQVFGEASYRLQTGDAIVEPFAALAYINVKTDGFTEKGGQAALRADASTAETTFTTLGVRASTDIAIRGMDATLHGMAGWRHAFGDVTPMTSVAFSGGGAFTIAGSPVAKDVAIVEAGLDLALTPDAKLGVTYAGQFGSGVVDQSFRANLGVSF from the coding sequence GTGAGCAGCATTCGCAGCCGAAATGAAGCAGCACGGCATGACCATGTAACCGGAGATCACTGCGCGCCGTCCCGCTATGGCATCTACCGCGCCGCGCTTTTGACCTGCACAGCACTTGTTGCTCCGCTGGTGATGCCAGCCGCCGTCGGCCCGGCTGCCGCACAGACCACGGGTGCAGACGGCGGCAATGGCGGCAACGGTTCCGGCACCCGAGCCGGAGGTACCGGCATGGGTGCAGTGCTAGCGTCGGGCGGCGGCGGCGGCGCTGGCGGCCAGTCGGGCAACGGACAGCCTTCCGGCACCAACGGCGGCAACGGCGGGACCAACGGCTTCGGCGGCGGCGGCGGCGGTGCTGCCGACAGCGGTGCTGGCGGTGGCGCCGGCTATAACGGCGCTGGCGGCGGCGGTGGTGGTGGCGGCGGCGGCGCGGGGCTGGTGATCAACTCGGGCAACGTTACCGTCAGCCAGAGCTCGACTGGCGGCAAAGGCGGCAAGGGTGGTTACGGCGGCGTCCAGATTGGCGGCACCTCGATCGCCGGCGGCGGCGGGGGCGGGGGCGGGGGCAGCGGCATTGTAATCGGCGGCACCAGCGGTTCGACAACCGTAACAGTTGGCGCGGGCGTGTTCGTGCGTGGTGGCCTGGGTGGTGAGGGGGAAGCCGGCAACTCCAATGGCGGTCCAGGTGGAACACTGTACCCACGCGATCATGGCGGCGGCGGCAGTGGTGGCCATGGCATCTCGGTCACCGACCCGAATGGCGCAACGATCATCGTCAATGGCGATGTCTCTGGCGTCGAAGGCGCCGCAGGCGGCGGCTGGAATGGCAACAGGGCGGCGAGCGGCGCCAGCGGTGTCGGTATTCGCGGCCAGAACCTTAACATCACCATCGGCACCGCGGGCGCGATCAGGCGCACGCTCAGCGGGCAGGACGCAATCTACATCACCGGCGGCACCAACAGCATCAACAGCCTGGGTTCCGCCCCCAACCAGGGCACGGTGCAGGGTGCGATCCATCTCGACGCCGGCGTAACTACGATCTCGGGCACCTATTCCTACGGCACCAGGCCGACCTGGGTCCTGATCGACGGCGGCGCCGAGATGAAGGTGCAAGGGGCCAGTTCCGCCAACAACGCCAGGTCCATCTACGACCTGAAGAACTATGGCCTCGTCACCGTCGACACCGGCAGGTCGCTCAGCCTGGACATGGGCACGAACTTCGCGACGATGAACATCGCCTCGGGTGCAACGCTCGAAACGACAAATGGCGGCGTCCTCAACAACGGCACCATCAATGTCGCCGACACCGGCACCGTCAACGCTGCCGGCGGATGGACGAACGAAACCGGCGCGACACTGAACTTCAACGGCCGCGGCACGCTGTCGGGCGGCTGGGGCCAGTTCGTCAATCGCGGCACCGTCAACGTGAAGGCCGGCGACGTCACCGCCAGCAACGTCACCTTCAGCAACAATGGCACGCTGTCGCTGACGGGGGGCAACCTGACCGGCATCGGCGAACTGACCAACGGCGCGGGCGGCACCATCGACATCAGCGGGGGGCGCACGCTTTCGCTCGCCACCCTGACCTCGACCGGCGGCAACGCCGCCGGCGCCGGCACCATCGAGGCGTCGACCGCCTTCAACTTCAACGCCGGGTCCTACGCGACGAAACTCACCGGCACGGCAGTGCTCAACAAGATCGGCGCCGGCACGGTCACCCTGACCGGCACCAACACCTACACCGGCGGCACCAACATCTCGGGCGGCACGCTGTCGGTGGCTTCAGACGCCAGCCTCGGCAACGGCGCGCTGAGCTTCAGCGGCGGCACGCTGAACGCCACCGCGTCCTTCGCCACCGGCCGCGACGCGACCCTTGGCGCCAGCGGCGCCGGGCTTTCGGCGGATGCCGGTATGACGCTGACCTATAACGGCCTGCTCAGCGGCGCTGGCGCGCTGAGCACATCAGGCGACGGCACGGTGGTGCTCGGCGCCGCCAACACCTATGCCGGCGGCACCGCGGTCAACGCCGGCACGCTCAGGCTCGCCACCGGCGGCAGCCTGCTGTTCGGCAAGGATCTTTCCGTCGCCTGGGGCGCCACATTCGACCTCAACGGCAAGGCCCAGACCATCGGCAGGCTGACCGGCACCGGCGCGGTTGCGCTCGGCGCGGGTGCCCTGACCGTCGGCCTGGGCGATGTCTCCTCGACCTTCGCCGGCGCTACTTCGGGCTCCGGCTCGCTGGCCAAGGTGGGCAGCGGCCTGCTCACGCTCACAGGAGCCAATACCCACAGCGGCGGCACCACGGTGAGCGGTGGACAATTGCAGATCGGCGATGGCGGCGCATCAGGCTCGCTCGCCGGCAATGTCGAGCTGGCCAGCAGCACCACGCTGTCGTTCAACCGCGCCGGCACGCTGACCTTCGGTGGCGTCATTTCCGGCGGCGGCACGGTGACCATGCTGGGCGGCGGAACCACGATCCTTGCCGCCGACAACACGTATTCCAACGGCACCGAGATCTACTCAGGCACGCTCCAGCTCGGCAATGGTGGGACCACCGGCTCCGTTCTTGGCGCGATCAGCAACTACAATGGCACGCTCGCCGTCAACCGCTCCGACACCTATACACTTGCCAACAGCATCTCCGGCAATGGCGGATTCAGCCAGAACGGCACCGGCAAGACGATCCTGACCGGCACCAATTCCTTCCTCGGCGGCATCGCCGTGAATGCCGGCACCTTGAATGTCGGCAACGCAAGTGCACTCGGCAGCGGTTCGAGCGCCATCGATGTCGCGGCCAACGCAACGCTTGAGATCGACGGTGAAATGTCGATCAACACACGCGCGCTGAGGCTCAATGGTATCGGCGCAAACGGAAAGGGTGCCCTCCACACGGTCTCCGGCGAAAGCAGTGCCATGACCCGGGCTAGCCTGAGCGGCACCGCGCTGGTCCTGACGGAAGCGGACACCGGCATCGTGTTCTTCGGCGGCGTGGACGGCAACGGCCACCGGCTGACCGTCAACGGCAGCGGCCGAACCGGCATCTGGGGCCTGAGCGGTGCCGGCACCGAGCTTGTGAAAACCGGCTCCGGCAGGCTCCTCATGCGCGGGCCCAGCACTCATACCGGCGGCACTTACATCGATGGCGGCACCCTTGAGGTCGACGGAAGCGGAGGGCTCGGCACCGGCACCGTCACCTTCGGCGGCGCGGCAACCCTGCACGGCGCCAACGCCTGGCTCGAGAATGCTTTCGATCTCGATGCCGCCGCCACGCTCGACACCGACACCTACATGCTGCTCAACGGCGCGATCAGCGGCTCGGGCAGCCTTGTCAAGACGGGGTCGGGCGAGCTGACCCTCAATGGCGTCAACAGCTACTCCGGCGGAACGACCATCGCAGCTGGCAAGCTTATCCTCGGCAACGGCGACCCTGCCACGCTCGGCAGCGGCGCGGTCGTCAACAACGCGATGCTGGTACTCAACCGCGACGGCGACTTCACCCTCGGTAACAGCTTCTCCGGCACAGGCACCATGGAGAAGTACGGCTACGGCACGTTGACCCTGAGCGGCCCCAACACAATGTCCGGCACCACGTCGCTTTTCGGCGGCACTTTGCAGATCGGCGATGGCACTTCGGGCGGCGGCATCGGCAGCAACTCGGTCGTCGCCCTGAACGACAGCACACTTGCGTTCAACAGGTCGAACCAGGTGACCTTCAATGGCATCCTGTCCGGCACGGGTGGTCTCGCGCAGAAGGGCAGCGGCACCACTGTGCTATCGGGCGAGAACAGCTATACCGGCACCACCAGCGTCATCGGCGGCACGCTGCAGGTCGGCGATGGCGCTACGTCAGGCAAGCTAGGTTCGGGCAACGTCCAGAACGCCGGCACCCTTTCCTTCAACCGCTCTGATATCGTCACCGTCGCCAACGCCATCTCGGGCACCGGCACGTTCGAGCAGGTCGGGTCCGGCACCACCATTCTCACAGGCACCAGCAGCTACACCGGCGCGACCAGGGTTTCCGCCGGCAAGCTGGTCGTCAACGGCTCGATTGCGTCGTCCTCCAGCGTCACGGTCGATGCCGGCGCGACCATCGGCGGCAGCGGCACCATTGCCGACACCACGATCTACGGCACGCTCTCGGCCGGCAATAGCCCGGGCACGCTGACCGTCGATGGCGACCTTACCCTCGATGGTGGCTCCACCAGCGTCTTCGAGCTCGGCAAACCTGGCGTTGTCGGTGGCCTGACCAACGACCTCGTCGTCGTCAATGGCAACCTGACGCTCAGCGGCACGCTGGAGACCCCCGACGCAGTGACCGGCTACTACCGCCTGTTCAACTTCTCGGGCATGGTCACCGGATCGTTCCACACGCTTCCCACCGACGCCTTCATCAGCACGGCGGTCGCCAACCAGGTCAACCTGCTCATCCGCAACAACAACCAGCTGCTGCAGTTCTGGGACGGCTCGGATACTTCAGGCAACGGCACGGTCGACGGCGGCACCGGCACCTGGAACGCGTCGAACGGCAACTGGACCGGGGCGCCAGGAGAAGCCACCATCAACGCAGGCTGGCGCGGCGAGGTCGGCGTGTTCGCCGGCACGGCCGGCACGGTCAACGCCTATGGCACGCTGGCCTTCCAGGGCCTGCAGTTCTCGACCGACGGTTACCATCTCGTCGGCGGCATCCTCGCCCTGTCGGGCAATCCCCACGGCAACGAAAAAGCGAGCTTCATCAACACCGACAACGGCGTGACGGCAACCATCGGATCCGTCATCGCCGACGGCGACATGACCGAGCTCGACAAGTTCGGCCTCGGCACGCTGATCCTGACCGGCGAAAACACCTACACCGGCAAGACCACCATCTCGTCGGGCACCCTGCAGCTTGGTGATGGCGGCACGTCGGGCTCCGTTGCCGGCGACATCGTCAACAACAGCGTGCTTGCCTTCAACCGCTCCGACGACGCCCTCGTCATCGGCGGCTACATCGGCGGCACCGGGCGCGTCGAGCAGAACGGCGACGGCACCACCACGCTGACCTCCGCCAACTATTACACCGGCGGCACGACGATCAACGCCGGCACCTTGCAGATTGGAAATGGCGGCTCGATCAAGGGCGACGTGCTCAACAACAGCAGACTGGTCTTCAACAATACCGAGGCCAATGGCGAGTTTGCCGGCGACATCACCGGGAGCGGCGCGGTGACCCTCACTGGCAACAGCATCGTCCTGATGAGCGGCGACATCAGCCACTCCGGCGGCACGACGATCGACAGCGGCAGCGTCCTGCAGATCGGCAAATCCGAGACAAGCGGCACGCTGTCCGGCAATGTCAGCAATTCCGGCACGCTCGCTTTCGACCGGTCGGACGACAGTTCCTTCGACGGCGACATCTCAGGCTCAGGCGACTTCAAGAAGTACGGCGAAGGCAAGCTTACGCTGTCGGGCGACAGCGGCGGTTTCGACGGCATCGTCTACTCGCTTGCCGGAACGTTGCGGCTCGAAAACAGCCTCGCCGCCGGCACCGGCTACATCATGATGTTCGGCGGCGCCCTCGACTACGGCGCCGACGTCGAGCTTGCCAACATCATGACCCTGCAGCAGGACAACACCGTGCTGTCGGTCGCGTCCGGCACCGCCACGCAGTCGGGCGTCATCCTGTCGGGCGGCGGCGTGCCACGCGCCGTGGAAAAGACCGGCGACGGCACGCTCGTCGTCAAGGCCATGCAGCACGGTGGCCCGACCACAGTCAGCGAAGGCACGCTCAAGGCGGGCAATGCGAATGCATTTGACATGACTGGCGCGGTGACCGTCAAGGCCGACGCCACGCTCGACCTCGACGGCTACGACCAGCAGATCGGCTCGCTGGCAGGCGCTGGTTCGGTCACGCTCGGCGTGGCCAGGCCGCTCTGGGGCTCGCCGCAAGAAGTCACGCTGACGACGGGCGGCAACGACGCCTCGACCATTTTCTCCGGCTCGATTTCCGGCGCCGGCAACCTGTCCAAGGTCGGCAGCGGCATCTTCACTCTGAGCGGCGCCAACAGCTACACCGGTAAGACCTGGCTCGATGGCGGTAGCCTCAAGGCGGGGGCTGTCAACAGCTTCTCCTCGGCCAGCGCAGTTGAAGTCGCCACCGGCACGGAACTCGATCTCGACGGCTTCGACCAGGTCATCGGATCTCTCGCCGGTGCGGGCACGGTTTCCCTCGGTGCCGGTACCCTGACCACAGGCGGCAACAACGATTGGACCGACTTCTCCGGCGTCATCAACGGCTCCGGCGGCCTGACCAAGCAGGGTTCTGGCACCTTCACACTGTCAGGTTCCAACACATACACCGGCGCAACCAAGATCGACGCCGGCACGCTGAAGGCTGGGGCTGCAAACACGATCGCATCGGCCAGCGCCGTCAGCGTCGCCTCAGGCGCCACCTTCGACCTCGACGGCCACAGCCAGACCATCGCCTCGCTGGCCGGCGCCGGCGACGTCAAGCTTGGTGCCGGCACGCTGACATCGGGCAACGGCGACGACACCGAATATCAGGGCGTCATGTCGGGCACTGGCGGCTTTACCAAGCAGGGCAACGGCAAGCAGACCATGTCAGGCGAGAGCATCTACACCGGTGCGACCTCGGTCAAGGCGGGCGAGCTCCAGGTCAACGGCAAGCTCGGCAACACCGCCATCACCGTGGACAGCGGCGCGACGCTGTCCGGCTCGGGCACTGTATCGGGCAGCGTCGAAGTCTCCGACGGCGGCCATATCGCCCCCGGCGCCGGCAAGGGCACGCTGACGGTCGGCTCGCTCAGCCTGTCCAGCGGCGCCAATCTCGACTTCGAACTCGGCGCCCAGAGCGACCGTATCGACGTCAACGGCAACCTCATCCTCGACGGCAAGCTCAATGTCAGCGGCGGCAACGATTTCGGCGCCGGCGTCTATCGCTTGATCAACTATGGCGGCTCGCTGACCGACAATGGCATGGTCATCGGCACCGTTCCCGGTGCCTTCCAGGCCAGCGACCTCACCATCCAGACGCAGATTGCCCAGCAGATCAACCTGATCAACACCGGTGGTACGGCGCTCGCCTTCTGGGATGGCGGCGCCAGTGGCAATCTCAACAACGGCACCGTCGACGGCGGCGACGGCACATGGAGCGCCGCAAGCGGCAACTGGACCCGACAGGACGGCGCCTTCAACGCGCCGATGACGCCGCAACCGGGCTACGCCATCTTCCAGGGCACCGCCGGCACTGTGACTGTCGACGCCAATCAGGGCGCCATTGCAGTCACCGGCATGCAGTTCGCCACCAGCGGCTACGTCATCAAGGGCGACGCGATCGGCCTTCATGATGCCGCAACCACCATCCGCGTCGGCGACGGAACCGTGTCGAGCGCCGGCACCGTTGCATCGATCGAATCCGAGCTCACCGGTTCCGGCGGGCTGGTCAAGGACGACTACGGCACGCTGGTCCTCAGCGGCGCCAACAGCTACACCGGCGGCACCACGATCAAAGGCGGCACGCTGTCGATCTCCTCCGACGGCAATCTCGGCGCAGCTTCGGGCGGCCTCACCTTCGTCGGCGGCATCCTGACCAATACCGCCGCCATGACCACCGATCGCGACATCGAGCTGCGCCTTGCCGGCGGCACCTTCGACGTCAAGGCCGACCTCACCGCATCTGGCACGATCTCCGGCCAGGGCAAGCTGACCAAGACCGGCTCGGAAACGCTGACGTTGACCGGCACCATCAGCGCCGGCACGCTGCAGATAGGCAGCGGCGGCACGGCTGGCTCGATCGTCGGCAACGTCGAGAACAATGCCGTGCTTGCCTTCAACCGCTCCGACCTGCTGACCTTCGCCGGCGCGATCTCCGGCAGCGGAGCGGTCAAGCAGATCGGATTGGGCAAGACGGTCCTGACGGGCACCAACAGCTACACCGGCGGCACGACCATCTCCGCCGGCACGCTCTCCGGCTCGGCCACCAGCTTCGGCAGCGGCGCGATCCTCAACAACGCCGCCTTCATCATCGACCAGGCCACCGACACCAGCTTCGCCAATGCCATCAACGGCACCGGCAGCTTCACCAAGTCGGGCAACGGCGCGCTCACCCTGACCGGTACCAGCCTGCTCTCGGGTGACACGACCGTCAGCACCGGCAAGCTCTCGGTGAACGGCTCGCTCGCCAAGTCGGCGGTGACGGTCGCCTCGGGAGCGACCCTTGGCGGCACCGGCATTGTCGGCAAGCTGACCGCGCAGTCCGGCTCGATCGTCAACACCGGCAGCTCGATCGGTACGCTCAGCGTCACTGGTGACGCCAGCTTCGCCGCCGGCTCGACCTTCCAGGTCGACGTCGACACGACCAAATCGGACAGACTCTCGGTCGCCGGCAAGGCGACGCTCTCGGGCGGTACTGTCCAAGTGCTCGCCGGCAGCGGCAACTACGCGCCGTCGACGCAGTACACCATCCTGACCGCGGCAACCGGTGTGCTCGGCCAGTTCACTTCCGTCACCAGCAACCTCGCCTTCCTGACCCCCACGCTGACCTACACCAGCAACGCCGTCGGCCTGTCGCTCGACCGCAACGACATCAAGTTCACCGACATCGCCGCGACCCGCAACCAGTTCGCCGCCGGCGGGGCGGCCGACAAGCTGGGCAACAAGCACGCGATCTACAAGGCGATCGTCAATCTCGACAAGGACGCGGCGCGCAAGGCCTTCGACACGCTGTCGGGCGAGGTTCACGCCTCCATCGGCGGCATGCTCGTCCAGGACAGCCGCTTCCTCGCCAGTGCCGCCAACGACCGTATCCGCGCTGCCTTCGGCGACATCGGCACTGCAGCCCTGCCCGTCATGGCTTATGGCCCTGACGGCCCAGAGATCGCCGAGGCGACGACCGAGCGTATGGCATTCTGGGGCCAGGCCTATGGTTCCTGGGGCAGAACCGGCAGCGACGGCAACGCGGCAGCCTTCGGCCGGACCACCGGCGGCTTCATCGGCGGTCTCGATGCCGGCATCGGCGACAACCTTCGCGTCGGTACCTTCGCCGGTTTCAGCAATGGCAGCTTCGATGCCGACGACCGCGCGTCCTCGGGCGACAGCAGCGCCTACCATGCCGGTGTCTTTGCCGGCGGCCGGTGGCAGGCGTTCAGCCTGCGCGCCGGCGCCGCCTACAGCTGGAACCATATCGAAACCAGCCGCACCGTTGCCTTTGCCAACTTCAAAGACAAGCTGACCGCCAGCTATGACGCCGGCATCACCCAGGTCTTCGGCGAGGCGAGCTACCGCCTGCAGACGGGCGACGCGATCGTCGAGCCCTTCGCAGCGCTTGCCTACATCAACGTCAAGACCGACGGCTTCACCGAAAAGGGCGGCCAGGCAGCGCTGAGGGCCGACGCCTCGACCGCCGAGACGACGTTCACGACGCTCGGCGTCAGGGCCAGCACCGACATCGCCATCCGCGGCATGGATGCCACGCTGCACGGCATGGCCGGCTGGCGCCACGCCTTCGGCGACGTCACCCCGATGACCTCGGTCGCCTTCTCAGGCGGCGGCGCCTTCACCATCGCCGGCTCGCCGGTCGCCAAGGACGTGGCGATCGTCGAAGCCGGCCTCGACCTCGCGCTCACCCCTGATGCCAAGCTCGGCGTCACTTATGCCGGCCAGTTCGGTTCCGGCGTGGTCGACCAGAGCTTCAGGGCCAATCTCGGCGTGAGTTTCTGA
- a CDS encoding class I SAM-dependent methyltransferase, with product MACQCADFYDAELARHHPHLLAAARVGTFDRVLDIGCGAGQTTREAARAAAKANVLGIDISADMLEIARQRSAKARLANVAFELGDAQHHDFPAAGFDLCISRFGVMFFADPAAAFANIARAMRPGARLAWMVWQSQDRNPWSGAIRQALAPGAAVVTDAGKAFSLGDPAIATELLSTAGFGFAEVREPVFYGSDVNAALDALVGLYMVKDALAGADEPPEKPLQRLRNLLEKHMTAEGVMFDSRAWIISAEQQ from the coding sequence ATGGCATGCCAGTGCGCTGATTTCTACGACGCGGAGTTGGCGCGGCATCATCCGCATCTGCTGGCCGCTGCCCGCGTCGGAACGTTCGACCGGGTGCTCGACATCGGTTGCGGCGCGGGCCAGACCACCCGCGAAGCCGCCCGTGCCGCGGCGAAGGCAAATGTGCTCGGCATCGACATTTCAGCCGACATGCTCGAGATCGCACGGCAGCGTTCCGCGAAGGCACGGCTGGCGAATGTGGCGTTCGAACTGGGCGACGCGCAACATCACGACTTCCCGGCTGCCGGCTTCGATCTGTGCATCAGCCGCTTCGGGGTGATGTTCTTTGCCGATCCTGCGGCGGCATTCGCCAACATCGCGCGGGCAATGCGCCCAGGCGCCCGTCTTGCCTGGATGGTGTGGCAAAGCCAGGATCGAAACCCATGGTCCGGCGCCATCAGACAGGCGCTGGCTCCAGGAGCCGCCGTTGTCACGGACGCCGGCAAAGCGTTTTCGCTTGGCGATCCCGCCATCGCCACGGAGCTCCTGAGCACGGCCGGCTTTGGCTTTGCCGAGGTGCGGGAGCCGGTCTTCTACGGGTCGGACGTGAATGCGGCGCTCGATGCGCTTGTCGGCCTTTACATGGTGAAGGACGCGCTTGCCGGCGCTGACGAACCACCTGAAAAGCCGCTCCAACGGCTGCGCAACCTGCTCGAGAAGCATATGACTGCCGAAGGTGTGATGTTCGACTCGCGTGCATGGATCATCAGCGCCGAGCAGCAATAG
- a CDS encoding pyridoxamine 5'-phosphate oxidase family protein yields MADKREFEAKFWKSIRSDMTVMVSVAGIDSRPMTAQFDGDRTTIYFFTASDTELAGKLARARKATLVYASKKHDLFATVHGTLRIDSDRGTIDRLWNRFVAAWFEKGKDDPKLRLLRFEPADAQIWLDASSLVAGVKMFLGLGDPKQDYKDSVAKVPL; encoded by the coding sequence ATGGCCGACAAGAGAGAGTTCGAAGCGAAGTTCTGGAAATCGATACGTTCAGACATGACCGTGATGGTGAGTGTAGCTGGTATCGACTCACGCCCGATGACCGCGCAGTTCGATGGCGATCGCACGACCATCTATTTTTTCACGGCAAGCGACACCGAGCTTGCAGGCAAGCTGGCGCGGGCCAGGAAAGCCACGCTCGTCTACGCCTCCAAGAAGCATGACCTGTTTGCCACCGTCCATGGCACCCTCAGGATCGACAGCGACCGTGGCACGATCGATCGGCTGTGGAACCGCTTCGTGGCCGCGTGGTTCGAGAAGGGCAAGGATGATCCGAAGCTCAGGCTGCTGCGGTTCGAACCGGCAGACGCCCAGATTTGGCTCGACGCTTCCAGCCTCGTTGCCGGCGTCAAGATGTTCCTGGGCCTGGGTGACCCGAAGCAGGACTACAAGGACAGCGTGGCGAAAGTGCCACTTTAG